From the genome of Alicyclobacillus sp. SO9:
GAAGAGACACGTCAACGCGTACTCGAGGCTGCTCAGGAGTTGCAGTATCGTCCGAACGGTATTGCGCGGGATTTAAAAACAAGAAAGACGGAAACGATTTGTGTCCTGCTTCATGACTTGGGCGGTCCGTTCTACTCCGAACTGCTTCAGGGTGTACAGGATGTCGCTGCCGAAAACGGATACAACACAATTGCAAGCGGATCTACGGGCGGCAAGCACGGAGCCGGAGCCAGGCTTTTGCTGGAACGGCGTGTTGACGGTGTTATCGTTCTTGCACAAGATGTAGACGATGAAATGATTTTGAGGGCTGCAGGTAATGACCTTCCAGTTGTGGTGTTGGACCGTGAATTGATTTCAAAAAACATCTTTACTGTTCGTGTAGATAATGTGCACGGAGGTTATGAAGCAACCAAACATCTACTTGACGAAGGGTATAGGAGAATTGCTTTTGTCAGTGGGCCTGCGGATTCTCTGGACTCCGATGAAAGATATGAAGGCTACTTAAAGGCGATGGGAGAGTACGCAGTCGACGAGTCGAAACGCATCACGTATAACGGACGATTTACGGAAGAAGGAGGGTACTCAGTGGGGCGTGTGATTGCTACCAACCGTCAACTGCCTGAAGCGGTTTTTGCAGCTAACGATGAGATGGCAGTTGGATTACTGAAAGCGTTTCAAGATAAGGGGATTGCTGTTCCGGAGGACGTTGCTGTTGTCGGTTTTGACAACATCAGAATTTCGGAGTACGTCCGTCCTGCATTGTCAACGATAAAGCAGCCAATGTATGAAATGGGTGCAGTATCTGCCCAACTTCTATTTCAGGCCATGAACAATTCTCTAGAATTAGAGCCTGTGCTGTTGCGGACTGAGCTGGTAGTTCGTCAGTCTTCTCGAAAGGGGGGGCGACAGTAATGAGATGGTCTCTGGCGCACTCCCGTTGAGGTTAGCCGTGCCGGCACGAGTGTGATTCTGATATTCAAGTGTGGAGATTGAGGGCGTTAGCGCAGAAAATTAGTATTCAAAATATTTGGGACAATGGGGGTTTAGCCTTGAAATCTAAGACGATTAAAGTCAGCGGTGTACTACTGTCGACGGGTTTATCAGTTGTGCTGCTTGCCGGGTGCAGCACTGGGGCATCGGCCAATAGCACAGCATCCAATAGCACCGGCTCTAATTCAAACGGCAGCAGCGGGAGCTCAAAACTTGTTATCGGAGTGGATAATGGTTCTCCTACTTTTACTGATAATTTTAATCCACTGGCTCCCAGTAAGCGCCAAGGTACCAGTTACATCTATGAACCACTGTTTTATATTAGTAGTCTCAGCGGAAAAGTTACACCGTGGTTGGCGACGAGTTATACCTGGAAAAGCAACAAACAACTCGTTATGAAAATCCGTCAGGGAGTGAAATGGAATGACGGTAAGCCTTTCACAGCGAAAGATGTTGCCTTCACTTTTAATTACATGAAACAGCACCCAGCCTTGGACTGGCAAGGGCTATGGAAGAAGCTAAGCAGTGTGACGGCTAACGGCAGTCAAGTGGTGTTCAAATTAAAGAAACCGGACGGACAGATATTTGACCAGCTTGCGAGTACTATCATCATTCCTCAGCATATCTGGGCATCAGTCCAAAATCCCGCAAAACGTGTAGTCAAGCATCCGGTCGCAACGGGTCCATATATGGTTTCCAAGTTTACACCTTATCAATATACGTTAAAGAAGAATCCAAGCTATTGGCAAGCAAACAAGGTACAGGTTAAGACGCTGGAGTTTCCGGTTCTCGGCAGTTCCCAGACGGCATCACTGAAGCTGTCATCAGGCAAATGGGACTGGGGCACTGTTTTTATGCCCAATGTAAAGAAAACTTTCGTAAATCGGGATCCAAAGTTCAACCATTATTGGTTCCCTTCAGGCGGTGTTATTTCCCTGTCTCTGAATCTAACAAAAAAACCGTTTGACAATCTGGCATTCAGGAAGGCCATTGCATACGCAATCAACCGCAAGAAGATTGCGTCTCAGGCTGAAGATGGTTATGTAAAGACGGCAAATCAAACTGGTTTGTTACCGGGCCAAAAGAAATGGCTCGACAGTTCGTTACCGAACAACGCTTCTTATACCTATAATTTGCAAAAAGCGAAAACTATGCTCTCAAATGCGGGATACAAGGAAAATTCGAAAGGTCAGTTGTTGAACAAGTCCGGTCAACCAATATCATTTAAGATTGAAGTTCCAAACGGCTGGTCGGATTGGATTGAAACAGCTCAAATTATTAGAAGTGATTTAAAGAAGGTTGGCATCACAGTCCAAGTGTCTACACCACAGTATGGTGCCTATAATTCCAGTATGAGCACAGGACAATACGACGGTGCTCTGGTGGGAATTGGAGGAGGATCCAATCCGTTTAACATGTACAATCAGTTGCTTAGCAGCAAGTTCTATAAACCCCCAGGAAAAACAGCCAGTGCTAATACCGAGCGGTTCAAGAGTCAAGCAGCCAATCAGATTTTGAACAAATGGCTGGTTTCTATTAAACCGCAAACAGACATGAAATACGCACACCAGATGGAAAGTGTCATGTACAACCAACTTCCCGTTATCACACTGTTCTACGGTGCTACGTGGAGTGAGTACAGTACGAAAAACTTCATTAACTGGCCCAGTGCTAAAAATCCCTATGCCAGTCCAGCTCCTTACGGTCAATCGCCCCTCATGATTTTAACGCACTTAAAACCAAGAGCTTAATCCAGATAAGTGTGCTTACCTGGTAGAACTCATCTGCCAGGTAAGCCGTCAGCAGAGTAGGGGGATTGATATGCGCTATTTCTTGCGAAAGATTGGATTTCTCGTATTAACTACGTGGATAGCACTTTCTCTGAACTTTATCCTGCCTCGTTTAATGCCTGGTAATCCCGCTCAAGCGATGTTAGCAAAATATGCGCAACAGGGGACTTTGACGCCCACACAAGAGCATGCTATGGAACTTATGCTGGGGTTACCTACCGGTTCCGTATGGAACCAATATGTTCAGTATTTGGGCGACATTCTTCATGGGAACTTTGGCATCTCTTATTCGTTTTACCCCGAAAAAGTTCTCACAGTCATTATGCAGGCACTACCTTGGACACTTACTCTGGTTGGGCTCGTTACAATCATTCAATTCGTTTTTGGAACCCTTCTCGGGATTTATGTTGCATGGCATCGGGGGAAGAAGTTTGATTCTATAGCAACGGTTCTGTTTTCGTTCACTTCTGCCATCCCTTATTTTTGGATAGCTCTAGCGTTTATCTATTTTTTCGGTTTTGTGGTGCATTGGTTTCCAATTTCAGGTGGATACAACGGTGCTTTTTCACCTTCATTTAATGGGTCGTTTATTGGAAGTGCTGTCTATCACAGCATCCTCCCTGCTTTTACGATTTTTATTACTGGTATTGGCGGTTCGTTGCTTGGAATGCGCAACAACATGATTAACACGCTCGGTGAAGATTACATCCTGCTTGGAAGAGCCAAGGGCCTGCCAAGTTTCGTGATTGCAACAGGGTATGCCGCTAGAAATGCATTACTGCCAATTGTAACGAATTTCGCGATGTCGCTTGGCGGAATTGTGGGTGGGTCACTGCTGATGGAGGTAGCGTTTGCGTATCCAGGTATGGGGTATTTAATGGACACGGCTGTGACAAATCAGGACTATCCGTTGCTACAGGCATTGTTTTTGTTCATTACAATCAGTGTGTTAATCGCGAACTTTATTGCAGACCTGGCGTATGGGTTTCTCGATCCTCGTGTTCGAAGGGGGCTTGCCCGATGACGGCGCTTGAGCTAGGCAGAGATAAGAAGCCGGCGACTGATACGGACAAACAGCAAAAACAACCCGGTTTCATTCGGTTGTTATGGGCGAATCGGAAGGCCCGTATCGGAATGGCTCTCTTGGCTGTATTTATTCTCATGGCTGTATTTGGACCTTTGGTAGCACCCTATTCAATTCACGATACCAACTTTCCTGTCTCGCAAAATCCAAGTGCTGCACACTGGTTGGGGACGACTCAGCGAGGACAAGATGTCTTTACCCAACTGCTATACGGCTCTCGGGTTTCAATGTTTGTCGGATTCGTCGCGGGGTTAATCACGATTATGATTGCGATTCTGGTGGGCTTTTTTGCAGCTTACTACCGTGGCATCACAGATGACGTGTTGTCCCTTGTTATCAACGTAGTGCTGGTGCTTCCGGGACTGCCCCTAATGATTTTAATTGCGACATACATTCCTACTCATGGAATTTGGGAAATCATCGGTGTCATGTCCATTACTGGATGGGCATTTGGGGGAAGGTCCTTTCGGGCTCAAATCATGACAGTGGTGCAGCAGGACTATGTCATAGCGGCAAGATTTGCAGGGGAACGGGCTCCTCGCATCATCTTTCACGAAGTCTTGCCAAACATGTTTTCCTATGTCATTGCTCACTTCTTTGGAGCAGTGATTGGGTCTGTGCTCGGGGAAGCGGGTCTGGAGTTTCTTGGTCTCGGCAATCCCAGTATTACCAGTTGGGGGACCATGATTTATTGGGCTCAAAATGCGGATGCAATGCTAACCGGTCAGTGGGGGTGGATTCTCGCACCTGGGCTCTGTATTGCCTTAGTTGCTACGTCTCTGACGCTGATAAACTTTGGAATAGATGCCGTGGCAAATCCACGCCTCCAAGAGGAGTAGTGAACACATGATTGAAGTTGAAAACTTGTCAGTCACCTACAAGTCAAAGCATCGCGTACCTGTAACGGCTGTACGCAATGTCTCCTTTACGATTCACGACAATGAGTTTGTCGGACTCGTCGGTGAATCCGGATGTGGGAAGTCAACCCTTGGTTATGCGATGGCCAATCTCCTAGACGACGTACATCACGATATTAAGGGGCGAGTATTGCTCGACGGTACTGATTTACTATCGTTGCCTGAGAAAAAAATGAGGCTGCTGCGCTGGGCTAAAATTGCCGTCGTACTCCAAGGCGGAATGAATGCATTCAACCCTGTTATTAAATTAAAGCATCAATTTATGGACGGCATGAAGGCGCACACCAAGATGACGAAAGCAGAGATGGGTCATCGAATCACATCTCTACTCGAACTGGTCAAGCTTGAACCAGAAGTCGCTGACATGTACCCCCATGAACTGTCAGGGGGGATGAAGCAGCGTGCAGCAATTGCGTTAGCACTGAGTCTGAATCCGGAAGTCATTATTATGGATGAGCCTACAACTGCTTTGGATGTGGTCGTTCAACACTCTATTGTCAACACCTTAACGAGTTTACAGCGGCAACTCAAGTTCTCCGTACTGTTTATCACCCATGACTTGGGAGTGGTTTTGGAAGCTGCAAATAAAATCATGGTCATGTACGCCGGACAAACAGTTGAACACAATTCTGCTGAAGAGATTCTTAAACACCCCAGACACCCTTACACTGAGGCACTGATGGGCTGTTATGTGGACCCTCAGTCGGATAACATACAACTCTCAGGAATTCCTGGTGCGCCGCCTGATTTGTCCTTGGCCTTGTCGGGTTGTCCTTTTGCCCCGCGTTGTACAAAGGTTTTTGACACCTGTTTAACCGTCACGCCGCCGAACACAGAAACCACAGAGGGGTCTGTATTATGCCACTTATACAGTAAGGAGGGAGTGCCTCAGTCATGAGAAAAATCGTGTCAGAAGCTAAAGGCAGTGAACACCTCCCTCTGATGTCCTTTGAAAATGTGTCAAAAGTGTTCAGTCGGCGTCGAGGCAAACAAACTGTCGCAGTAAATGAGGCCTCATTTGAACTTCATGCGGGCAGCATTACCGCGTTGGTTGGAGAAAGCGGCAGTGGAAAATCAACCATTGGGAAACTGGTAACAGGCGTAGAAAAGCCGAGTGCTGGCTCTATTGTGTTTGAGAATACTCAGGTCCACACGCTAAAGTCCAGAAATTTGAGGTCGTATTGGCGGCACGTTCAAATGATTTTTCAAGACCCATTTGCCTCTTTAAATCCGCATAGTACAGTGCTCTACACCATCATGCGCCCCCTTGTTAATCATCGGGGTCTCACTGAAAAACAAGCAAGACAACGAGCTTTGGAAATTATGAACCTGGTTCGTTTGGTGCCAACCAATCAATTCGCAGAGAAGCGGCCTCATCAACTTTCAGGGGGCCAAAGGCAACGATTGGTGATTGCGCGTGCCATTGCAGTTGAACCAGAACTCGTAGTCGCTGATGAGCCCGTCTCCATGCTGGATGTTTCGATTCGTTCCGACATTTTGTACTTAATTGATGATTTGCGTAAGCGTACCGGTATGTCTGTACTGTACATTACCCACGATTTGCTGAGCGCCCGTGTGCTGGCAGATGAAGTTCTTGTTCTGTACAAAGGTCATATTGTTGAGCGGGGATCTGCTGATGCTGTGATTCGAAACCCGCGTCATCCATACACCCGCCTGCTGTTGGAGGCCATCCCTAACCCATGGCGGCATCGCCATGAGGATGGAACTGACACCAATGAGCACAGCAATGACGCAGCCAACGAACACAGCAATGACGCAACCAACGAACAGAGCAGAAGCGGCGCAAAAATGAAGGGGTCAAAAGCGGACCGGATATCGGAGCATGTATCTGATGTCGCTGCATGTCCGTTTCATCAACGATGTGAACTGGCCACGGACAAGTGTCGAACGGAAAAACCGGGTCTGTCCGGGGATAGCAACCATCAATCTGCATGCTTCTATATGTGATTCGCCTGATTCGAATATCTGTATGATTTTCAAACTATCAGTGACATGGGGGACCTACTATTGATTCAACTAGAGAACCATCATTTTCGTATTAACGGACAGAAGACGTTTTTATATGGAGCCGAGTTTCACTATTTCCGAGCCAATCCCGAGGTTTGGCAGGAGCGACTCAATCAAATCAAAGAGGCTGGATTTAACCTTGTCAGTACTTATGTGCCGTGGCTTTGGCACGAGTTTGAAGAGAATCATTTCGACTTTACCGGACGTACCCATAAACGCAGAAATCTTGAAAAGTTTTTATCCCTCTGCAACGAGTTGGGGCTGTACTGCATTGTCAGACCAGGTCCCTATGTCATGTCTGAACTGAAACATGAAGGCATCCCTTCGTGGCTGCTTCATCATTATCCTGAAACATTGGCGCTCGATAAGAGCGGGAATCCTCATCCTACGAGGGTCGTGTCGTACCTTCACCCCATCTTTCTCCGCTTGGCGCAGCGCTGGTATGAGCGTGTTTGCCATGTGATACGACCCTATCTTATTACCAACGAAGGTTCAGTTATTATGTTTCAACTGGATAATGAAATTGGCATGCTACACTGGGTGACGAATACACCGGATTACAGCCGAGTCAGTGTGGACGGCTTTTCTGCATATCTACAGGACAGATACCACAACATCGTTGAAGCAAACACCGTTTTTTCAACAACGGCAGCAAGTTTTACAGAACTCACGCATCAACTGGTTTACGATGGCACAAGCCCTTTGCAAACGCACTGGGTTTGGGGAGAGTATCGCAGGCATTTCGCGGTTCGCTATGTGGAGAGGTTAAAAGAAGCCGCTGTAAACGCCGGAATTGATGTCCCGTTTATCGTAAATGTCCACGGATTTAAGGATTTCTCCATTTACAGCCGTGGAACGGACTATCCAATTGGCTTGTCACAACTGCGAGACGTGTCCGACCTTGATGATGTTGTCATCGCAGGTGACTTTTATCCTGGAAAAATTAGCTACGATAATTTCCACGATCTCGTTATCAGCTCGGTATTAACAGAATCCATTTCGCGACCGGAGCAACCGCTGTTTTCCGCGGAGTTTCAATCTGGGCGCTTGGCTGATAGACCCAGAGTGCAGCCACAGGATTTGGAGCTCATCACTCGTATATGCGTATCCCAAGGCATGAATGCTTTGAACTACTATATGTTCGCCGGAGGAGACAACCCCGAGGGTATTGGTATTTTTGGCAGGCGTCACGAATGGCAAGCTCCCATTGCTTCGAATGGTCAACTGGGACCGTCCTATCATCGCGCCAAATACCTTGGGGAAGTATTCAATACCTTTAAAAGTGAGCTTGCCTCAGCGAATAAATTAGTTGACCTTGCTATTGGGTTTTATAGTCCCTACTACATGACCGAAACTACTGACCGCGACATTGAGGATGTCAGGGAAGTGATTCAGACCATTGAAGCAGAGCGAGAACAATTCCATTTTGACGGCGTGTGGAGACTTTTATCCGCAACAAGCACTTCGTATAACGCGGTTGAGATTCAGAAGAGTTCGGTAACACCGAAACTCTACCCCATCCTCTGGGTCGCATCCACTCGATACATGGATAGACGGACACAGATGAAGTTAGTGGATTATGTGAAACAGGGTGGACAATTAATTGTGGGGCCAGAAGTTCCGCACTTGGACTTAGCAAGCAAACCTTGCTCCATTTTAGTTGATGCTATTGGAGCACAGGTGATTGGAAAACACTTTGCAGAGACTGTGACGGCTTTCGGCGTCGAGGACGTGTTTTGTCCGTACTATAGTGCCTATGACATTCCGCCGGATGCAGAAGCATGCATTGTAGGACATGAAAATGAGGGCGAGAAGTCACGAGTAGCAGGGTTTATTCGCGGCATCGGGAGGGGACGTGTGATGGTTGTGGGCGCCGCTTTTACGCATCAGTACAACTATTACACGGAAGTCATAACCAAACTGCGCGAGAGATTTGGAATTGAACGAGCAGTCCATACTGAAAACCCCAACCTATTCGTCACTGAGCGTCGGGGAGCGGACGGAACCTTTGTATCGCTTATCAATGCAGATGATCTCAATCATTCCACTGTGATTTACCGCAATGGCAAACAAGCTTTTTCCGGAGCGCAGATCCATGTGTGTGGGAGAAGCGGCAAATTGCTGCCTGTTGATATCCCGTTGGCATCACAACTTGTCCTCGAGTACTCGACTTTGGAGGTTGTCGAGATGAAACGTTCAAGGAGGGAGGTATCTATCACGCTGCACATACCGGCAAATGAATCGGGACAGTTATGTCTGAACAGAGCAACAAATCAGTGGAAATGTATCGACTCAGAAACTACGTTAAGGTCTAATTTGACGGATAAAAACCGAGATTTACACGACATCGAGGGACAACGGACAGCCAGGCGATTAAGAATCGTCTATGCTTTGGAACCTGTTTACAACGCGTAGGATGTACAACGCGTGAGGAGAAGCCTAGGCGGTGACATCGGGATTGTATCTCGGGTCACCGCCTTTTTGTTGTTCATGTTGTTTTAAATAAATGGGCGTCAACCAGTTAAGGCACAGAGGCAGAGAAGAGTTTTCGCTGTTGTGCTTTAACACATACAAGCGTTTAAACTTTAAATCACATTCTTGTGAATTTTTGTTCAATTATATAGTTTACATATAAGGGGTGCCTACTTTTCGAAAGGAGGAATCAAGAGTGGACAACATTAAGCCGAGAGAGCAAATAGAGAAAATTGAAGCTTATTCACCTGGAACTCCCGTTGAGGAAGTCCAGAGACAGCTCGGATTAACCAAAGTTGTGAAACTGGCATCAAACGAGAATCCTTTCGGTTATTCACCATTGGCCGAACAAGCCATGATTGAAGAAGTACAAAAAATCAATATGTACCCAGAGGTAGCGCTGCCGCTGTTGGCCGGAAGCCTGGCAGAGAAACTGGGCGTTTCGCGGGAACAACTCTTCTTTGGAAACGGATCGGACGAAATCATCCGACTTTTAACAACAACCTATATCAACCAGAGCGACGAAGCCGTTATGGCGGATGTCACATTTCCTCGATACTACACTGACGTGCTGATAGGAGGAGGCACGCCGATAACAGTGCCGCTGGTTGAAGGTGTGCATGACTTGGAGGGCATGCTTGCGGCTGTACGTGCAAAAACGAAAATGGTATTTGTATGTAATCCCAATAATCCGACCGGAACAGTGGTTGGGAAGGAGCAACTGCTGCATTTTATCGAACGGATTCCTTCCCATGTGCTCATTGTCATTGATGAGGCCTACTACGAGTACGTCCATTCAACTGACTATCTGGAGACGGTTCCGCTTCTCGATAAGTATCCCAATTTGATTGTGCTGAGAACATTTTCAAAGATTTACGGACTGGCCGGATTGAGAGTTGGCTACGGTCTGATGAATCCAGAACTCGTTCAAAACCTCATGAGGGTCAAAGAGCCGTTTAATGTCAATAGAATGGCGCAAAGAGCGGCACTTGCATCTCTAAATGACGACAAATTTGTAGCGATGACAAGGGAAAGAAACGAGCAAGGGAAGCGCATCTACGAAAGAACATTTTCGGAACTAGGTCTGCCTTATTTCTCCTCCCAGGCTAACTTTGTGATGGTCGATGTAAAGCGGCCTGCAAAAATAGTTTACATGGACTTATTAAAACGCGGTGTGATTGTTAGGCCGGTAGGTTATCCCACCACGATTCGCGTCACGATTGGTAATGAAGAAGAGGTCGAGACGTTTGTACAAGCTTTAAAAATGTTGTAAGAGGTGACAGCAATGAAACCAGGCTTGGAACTAGGCAACACGGCTGCCATAACAGCAAAAGTTACGCCGGATATGTATGCGCAGTTTGAGGGGCAAATTGTCCATCGGGCCTATTCCACGGTTTCGATGGTTTACCACATGGAATGGGCAGCAAGACAGATTATACTGCCCTATCTGGAAGCAGACGAAGAGGGGATTGGCGGAGGCGTCACTGCCAAGCATGTGTCGCCCACTGCGGGCGGTGACACCATTACTGCGACAGCCACGGTGACAGGACTGAAGGGCCGTGCTGTCATTACAGCAGTGGAAGTGCATAACGGCAAGCAGTTGGTGGGAACAGGTGAAGTGACACAGTACGTTCTGCCCAGAAGTGAGATTGAAAAGAAACTAGCATCGGAGCAAGCAAAATGAGCGAAAAGACTACAAGAGACGGGGAGTGACACTATGGAAGACCAATTTCCAATCAGAGAGATTTTACATGGTGACGGAAAATTGGTGGATTCGGCTTACGAGTCAAAGATTACAGAAAAACTGGCGAAGTCGCTTTTCTATAAGATGCTGAGAGCACGAATGCTCGATCAAAAGTGTTTTAACCTGCAGCGTCAAGGCAGGATTGGCACGTATGTCCAATATGAAGGTCAGGAAGCTTCACAAATTGGCAGTTCGGCAGCGCTGGAAGAGGGGGATTGGCTCTTTCCGACTTATCGCGATCACGGAGCCATGCTCACATTTGGCTATCCCATGCAGACGTTGCTGTTACTTTGGAAGGGACGTTTCGCTGGGAACGTTGCACCGCAAGGAAAAAACATTGTACCTCCTTCCATCCCCATTGCATCGCAGTTGCCGCAAGCCGCAGGAGCTGCCATTGCGGAACGGAAAAAGGGAACAGACCGGGTCTCCATCGTGTATTTCGGAGACGGAGCGACATCTGAAGGGGATTTTCATGAAGGTATCAATTTTGCAAGCGTTTTCAATGCTCCTACGATATTTTTCAATCAAAACAATGGGTTTGCCATCAGTGTTCCAATTGCCAAACAAATGAAGTCAAAGACAATAGCGCAAAAGTCACAGGCTTATGATATTGAAGGTGTGCGCATTGACGGGAATGATGTATTCGCGGTTTATTTCACCACCCTTGACGCGATTAAAAAAGCCCGAAGAGGAGACGGTCCAACGTTAATTGAGTCTGTGACCTGGCGTTACAATGCCCATACCACAACAGATGACGCTTCCAGATATCGCAATCAAGAAGAAAGCAAAAAGCGCCGGGAAACAACGGATCCGCTGTTGAGAGTGGAACGTTTCATGAAGGCCAAGGGCTGGATTGACGATAACTGGATTGAACAACAAAGACAAGGCATTACTACAGAAATTAATGACGCAATCGAGGCAGCTGAAAACTATCCCCAAGCTGGGGTTGATGAATTGTTTGATTACGTTTTCGAAAAGCCCACATGGAATCTGGAAGAACAAAAAAGAGCCTATCTGGATATGAAAGCGGGTGTTCAATAATGGCAATTTCTGCACGCGTTGAAACGAGACAGATGACCCTTGTTCAAGCCGTCACAGATGCGCTTCGAACCATGTTGCGTGAGCGAGACGACGTCTTGTTGCTTGGAGAGGACATCGGCAAAAACGGTGGTGTTTTTCGAGCCACAGACGGCTTGATGGACGAGTTTGGAGAAGAGCGGGTGATGGACACCCCCCTTGCTGAATCAGGTATTATCGGCTCTGCCATTGGCATGGCCATCAACGGATTCCGCCCGGTGGCTGAAATCCAGTTTCTTGGCTTCATTTACCCAGGGCTCAATCAGATTATGACGCATGCGACCAGAATGCGATCGCGATCGCTTGGGCGTTACAGTGTGCCCATGGTGATCCGTGCTCCGTATGGCGGGGGAGTGCGGGCGCCGGAAATTCACTCTGACAGCATGGAAGCACTGTTCACACATATGCCGGGGATTAAAGTAGTGGTGCCTTCCACTCCCTATGATGCCAAAGGACTGTTAATTTCTGCTATAGAAGACCCTGACCCCGTACTGTTTCTTGAACCATTAAGGAGTTACAGAGCCGGCAGAGGCGACGTGCCGGAAGGGAAATACTCCATTGAATTAGGTCAGGCTGCCACTTT
Proteins encoded in this window:
- a CDS encoding ABC transporter permease; the protein is MTALELGRDKKPATDTDKQQKQPGFIRLLWANRKARIGMALLAVFILMAVFGPLVAPYSIHDTNFPVSQNPSAAHWLGTTQRGQDVFTQLLYGSRVSMFVGFVAGLITIMIAILVGFFAAYYRGITDDVLSLVINVVLVLPGLPLMILIATYIPTHGIWEIIGVMSITGWAFGGRSFRAQIMTVVQQDYVIAARFAGERAPRIIFHEVLPNMFSYVIAHFFGAVIGSVLGEAGLEFLGLGNPSITSWGTMIYWAQNADAMLTGQWGWILAPGLCIALVATSLTLINFGIDAVANPRLQEE
- a CDS encoding ABC transporter ATP-binding protein, translating into MRKIVSEAKGSEHLPLMSFENVSKVFSRRRGKQTVAVNEASFELHAGSITALVGESGSGKSTIGKLVTGVEKPSAGSIVFENTQVHTLKSRNLRSYWRHVQMIFQDPFASLNPHSTVLYTIMRPLVNHRGLTEKQARQRALEIMNLVRLVPTNQFAEKRPHQLSGGQRQRLVIARAIAVEPELVVADEPVSMLDVSIRSDILYLIDDLRKRTGMSVLYITHDLLSARVLADEVLVLYKGHIVERGSADAVIRNPRHPYTRLLLEAIPNPWRHRHEDGTDTNEHSNDAANEHSNDATNEQSRSGAKMKGSKADRISEHVSDVAACPFHQRCELATDKCRTEKPGLSGDSNHQSACFYM
- a CDS encoding ABC transporter permease — encoded protein: MRYFLRKIGFLVLTTWIALSLNFILPRLMPGNPAQAMLAKYAQQGTLTPTQEHAMELMLGLPTGSVWNQYVQYLGDILHGNFGISYSFYPEKVLTVIMQALPWTLTLVGLVTIIQFVFGTLLGIYVAWHRGKKFDSIATVLFSFTSAIPYFWIALAFIYFFGFVVHWFPISGGYNGAFSPSFNGSFIGSAVYHSILPAFTIFITGIGGSLLGMRNNMINTLGEDYILLGRAKGLPSFVIATGYAARNALLPIVTNFAMSLGGIVGGSLLMEVAFAYPGMGYLMDTAVTNQDYPLLQALFLFITISVLIANFIADLAYGFLDPRVRRGLAR
- a CDS encoding beta-galactosidase, coding for MIQLENHHFRINGQKTFLYGAEFHYFRANPEVWQERLNQIKEAGFNLVSTYVPWLWHEFEENHFDFTGRTHKRRNLEKFLSLCNELGLYCIVRPGPYVMSELKHEGIPSWLLHHYPETLALDKSGNPHPTRVVSYLHPIFLRLAQRWYERVCHVIRPYLITNEGSVIMFQLDNEIGMLHWVTNTPDYSRVSVDGFSAYLQDRYHNIVEANTVFSTTAASFTELTHQLVYDGTSPLQTHWVWGEYRRHFAVRYVERLKEAAVNAGIDVPFIVNVHGFKDFSIYSRGTDYPIGLSQLRDVSDLDDVVIAGDFYPGKISYDNFHDLVISSVLTESISRPEQPLFSAEFQSGRLADRPRVQPQDLELITRICVSQGMNALNYYMFAGGDNPEGIGIFGRRHEWQAPIASNGQLGPSYHRAKYLGEVFNTFKSELASANKLVDLAIGFYSPYYMTETTDRDIEDVREVIQTIEAEREQFHFDGVWRLLSATSTSYNAVEIQKSSVTPKLYPILWVASTRYMDRRTQMKLVDYVKQGGQLIVGPEVPHLDLASKPCSILVDAIGAQVIGKHFAETVTAFGVEDVFCPYYSAYDIPPDAEACIVGHENEGEKSRVAGFIRGIGRGRVMVVGAAFTHQYNYYTEVITKLRERFGIERAVHTENPNLFVTERRGADGTFVSLINADDLNHSTVIYRNGKQAFSGAQIHVCGRSGKLLPVDIPLASQLVLEYSTLEVVEMKRSRREVSITLHIPANESGQLCLNRATNQWKCIDSETTLRSNLTDKNRDLHDIEGQRTARRLRIVYALEPVYNA
- a CDS encoding ABC transporter ATP-binding protein, yielding MIEVENLSVTYKSKHRVPVTAVRNVSFTIHDNEFVGLVGESGCGKSTLGYAMANLLDDVHHDIKGRVLLDGTDLLSLPEKKMRLLRWAKIAVVLQGGMNAFNPVIKLKHQFMDGMKAHTKMTKAEMGHRITSLLELVKLEPEVADMYPHELSGGMKQRAAIALALSLNPEVIIMDEPTTALDVVVQHSIVNTLTSLQRQLKFSVLFITHDLGVVLEAANKIMVMYAGQTVEHNSAEEILKHPRHPYTEALMGCYVDPQSDNIQLSGIPGAPPDLSLALSGCPFAPRCTKVFDTCLTVTPPNTETTEGSVLCHLYSKEGVPQS
- a CDS encoding LacI family DNA-binding transcriptional regulator — its product is MATIKDVAKKAKVAVSTASLALHHDKRVKEETRQRVLEAAQELQYRPNGIARDLKTRKTETICVLLHDLGGPFYSELLQGVQDVAAENGYNTIASGSTGGKHGAGARLLLERRVDGVIVLAQDVDDEMILRAAGNDLPVVVLDRELISKNIFTVRVDNVHGGYEATKHLLDEGYRRIAFVSGPADSLDSDERYEGYLKAMGEYAVDESKRITYNGRFTEEGGYSVGRVIATNRQLPEAVFAANDEMAVGLLKAFQDKGIAVPEDVAVVGFDNIRISEYVRPALSTIKQPMYEMGAVSAQLLFQAMNNSLELEPVLLRTELVVRQSSRKGGRQ
- a CDS encoding ABC transporter substrate-binding protein, yielding MKSKTIKVSGVLLSTGLSVVLLAGCSTGASANSTASNSTGSNSNGSSGSSKLVIGVDNGSPTFTDNFNPLAPSKRQGTSYIYEPLFYISSLSGKVTPWLATSYTWKSNKQLVMKIRQGVKWNDGKPFTAKDVAFTFNYMKQHPALDWQGLWKKLSSVTANGSQVVFKLKKPDGQIFDQLASTIIIPQHIWASVQNPAKRVVKHPVATGPYMVSKFTPYQYTLKKNPSYWQANKVQVKTLEFPVLGSSQTASLKLSSGKWDWGTVFMPNVKKTFVNRDPKFNHYWFPSGGVISLSLNLTKKPFDNLAFRKAIAYAINRKKIASQAEDGYVKTANQTGLLPGQKKWLDSSLPNNASYTYNLQKAKTMLSNAGYKENSKGQLLNKSGQPISFKIEVPNGWSDWIETAQIIRSDLKKVGITVQVSTPQYGAYNSSMSTGQYDGALVGIGGGSNPFNMYNQLLSSKFYKPPGKTASANTERFKSQAANQILNKWLVSIKPQTDMKYAHQMESVMYNQLPVITLFYGATWSEYSTKNFINWPSAKNPYASPAPYGQSPLMILTHLKPRA